Part of the Salinigranum rubrum genome is shown below.
GTGAATCTCCTGGACGGCTCGCTCGGCGATGGCCTGTTTCCGGTCCAGGTTCTGGACGAGGCGTCGGTCGAACGCCCGTTCGACCCCGACGTTCGTCACGGGGGCGGCACCGCCGTGGGTCCGCTCGATGAGGTTCCGGTCGGCGAGGTCGCTGAGGTCGCGTCTGATTGTCGACGGCGAGACTTCGAGGCGGGTGGCCAACTCCTCGACCGAGAGGCCCCCTGCTTCGTGACCAACTCCGTGATGGACCGACGCCGCTGTTCGGGGGTGCTCACGGGACCACACCCCCGGGCCCGTCCGTTCGCCGAATCCATGCGATTGGCATGGATGGATGTTGCTCCGACCGGTATTTAGCTTTCCTGCCCGTCGACGATAGCCGCCTGCTCCGGTTCGTCCCACACCTCTTCGACGGAGGCGCCCTCGTGGACGATTTTCATGAGCGCTTCGACCGTCCGGGACGGGTCCTCGGACTTCCAGATGGTTCGACCGATCATCAGCCCGCGGGCGCCGGAGTCCATCGCCCCCTCGACGGATTCGAGCATCCCGCGCGTGGTGCCCGTCGCGGGCCCCCCGAGAATCATCACCGGAACCGGCGCGTTCTCGACGAGTGGCTCGAACGACTCGACGCTGCCGGTGTACGGTGCCTTGAGGATGTCCGCCCCGAACTCCCATCCCATGCGCATCGCATCGGCCACGAAGTCGGGGTCCGTCTCCAACTGGTCCGGAATGCGCTCGCCCCACATGACGGGCTCGACCACCAGTGGGATTCCGGTGTCGCGCAGGTCCTCGGCGAGTTCCCCGATGTACTCGACGTTGCGACGGAAGGTTTCGTTGTTGTCACGGCCGAACACCAAGACCGTCTTGACGCCGACGGGGTCGAGTTCCTGGAGGAATTCGGCGTCGAACGCCGGCGTCCAGAGGTCCTGGCCGTGGTCCCGGCCGGGACTGGTCGACCACGTCACGACGTCCGCGGTGAGGACGACGTCGACGTCGGCCTCCGAAAGCCGTTCTTGGTAGTGGCGAGCGAAATGCGGGCCGACGAGTACCGCGTCGGGCTCGCCGCGCAGTACCTCGTCGAGCGTGTCCTCAGGAGTCTCGAATCCCTCGGGAGACCCGAGGCTGAGGCCGTGATCGAGCGCTACAACGACTGCGTTCCCCGATGGGGTATCTAGGAGCTGAGGTTCTGTCATCGACTTCGATTGTGCTGAACGGAGCCACCTATTTAATTATTCTCCTCGCGGTCGTGCGGCTCAGATCACCCGCCAGCCGCCGTCGACCATCAGTATCTCGCCGGTCACGTAGTCGGCATCGTCGCTGGCGAGGTAGAGGGCCGCACCCGCAACGTCCTCCGGCGTGCCCGCGCGCCCCGCGGGGACCGGTTTGATGAGTTCGTCCTTCGCGGCTGCTTCCGGCGCCTCCTCCGACCACCCGTCGATGAACTCCGTGGCGATCTGACCGGGTCCGACTGCGTTCACTCTGATGTCGTGGTCGGCCAGTTCGAGCGCTGCACCCCGCGTGATCATCTTGACGGCGGCTTTCGTGGAGTCGTACTGGATCTGGTCACGCTGGGCGACGAACGAACTGATCGAAGCCGTGTTGACGATCGCTCCCTCGACCCCTCGGTCGATCATGTCTTCCGCCGCTGCTTGGCAGCCGAAGAACACGCCCTTCGCGTTGACCTCGTGGATCCTCTCGAACTCGTCCTCGCTGACTTCGAGGAGGCTTCCACCGATGAACAACCCGGCGTTGTTCACCATCACGTCGACGCCGCCGTACTCTCGCGCGCGTTCGACCGCCGCACGAATCTCGTCGGCGTTCGAGACGTCCGTCTGCACGAATTCAGCCGTCCCGCCCTGGTCCTGGATGGCCTCGTGTGTCGGCGTGTCTCCGACTTTGGGCTGGGACTCGATGTCCGCGTTCAGGACGGTCGCCCCCGCCTCGCCGAACCGGAGTGCGATTTCTCGCCCGATTCCAGAGCTGGCACCTGTGACTACGACGGTGTCTCCGTCGAAGTCGTCGCTGTAGTCAGGCATCGCCACAAGTTCGAGCGGGGCGTGGAATAAAGATTTGGGGGAACGGACCCGCACGCGACGTGTTACCGCCTCTCCGCACCGAGAGTGGTTATTATTTCCCAAATGAGGTAAATTTATAATTCAATACGCTAAAATTAACACCGGATAAGAAGTATCCGAACAAGTGACTCGGCCGTGAGACACCGTACCACCTGATTCAAAACAACATGAACAATCAACCAGAATAGAATCTTTTGCGTGCCATTCAAATAAATTAATAGAAACTGAGAAGTAATAAGAGACACTCGGAGTCAATTACATCGTTACTATTGTAATCACTTCGGCGCCCCGTATATTACATCAATACAAGTGTAAGGACCAGCTCGGTCTGACCTCGTCGACTTCACCGGGTCCTCATCCGTCCCACCGGATTGCGAAGCCTTTCAGTGATGAATTGATAGTCAGCACTGTCGCGTTGAAAATATGTTCGATAAAAACTATTTTTGCATTATTACCAGATCGAATATATTTGATGACGTCTCCGATTTCCGTGGCAGCACACTCGAAATCGGAGGCAGAATTCGTCAAGCACGTTTGTGAGATGGTGAGCAGTACCTGTGATAGACTTCAGGTTCGGCATTCGTTGTGTATCGCGGAGTTCGCGAAAAACAGCACGGCTAATTGCGTCGTACGTGTCTGAAACAGCCGAACGTGACCGAGATTCGTCTCAGGATCGACCGCAGCGCACAGCCAATGACGCCGACCATCGACGCGAATCACCGCTTCGTCAACCGCGGTCCGATTCGGATCACCGTCACTGTTGGGCTGTAAATCGGCCTCTCGTATCCAATCGTGAATCGCTGTGCGATTCTGCTCGACGTCAAAATATCAATCTATCTTCTTACATTCTATATTTATATATGTTAGATGTTACTACCAATTTAGCAATCTCAACTGGTGTTCGATTATCTAGCGCTTGATGCGGTCGTTGGAAGTCATAGTAGTACACAAATTGTGCAATAAACTGAGCGACGGGGAGCCCGACTACTGATCCAGGAGTGATGGAAGCGGTCCACTCTCATTTTGAGCGTGTGAAGTCACTTGTCGATGAGGCTTGGCCGACGTAGTCCGGATGGTCGCTCAAGTCTAATCGAAAGACTGCAGTCAGGTATAGCCGTAGCTATCGACATGAAACTCGGTGTCTGAGAGGTCATGTTTCTCGGAGACTGCCGGAGAGATTCAGTTGCTGGATCGGTGCCTCGCCGTTCGGAGAGGGCCGATACTAGGCAGTAACTTTGAACCGATATTTTGTATTATATAATCAAGATTCCTCGCCGTTGATTCGGACAGCGGTCTCGTCGACCGCGACCCGCGTCGGCGACGCCGACGGAGGATCTGGAATAATGATAGTATTTCTATGTATTTACGTCTAGATCGCCTAATGAGACCGTTCAGCGCCAACACGTCTACGTATCACTCCTGTACCTCTGATTGAACAACCATCGCGTGGAGACGGACAGCGAACGTCCTGACGGGTGTCGCCGTCCGCTCACGCTCCCGAGACTCTTTGAAATCCGCCGCGAGACACTCGCTGAGCAGGTCTGTGAGCGTTGTTCCACAGAAACTCTAAGACCTGCTCGTTCCTCGAACTGGCCTAACTGGACCGTGCCCTTGCAAGAAATATGTTTGATTCCGGAGTGTTCCCGTTCGGATGCGGTGGTCGGCTGTGCGCGCGCGCCGAAAACCGACGACGAATCGGCCCCGAAACTCCGCGCAACGGTGGCGACTGAACCCCCCTTTCGTTCTACTGGACATCACCGCTCTATCTCTCGATTCTCGCCGTCAAAGTTTCACTTTCACTCCGGATTAGTATCCGTTAAGACACTCGCGTTCCCTTCTAGCAAGTGGTTGCGACTGTCCGTGCGTGATTCGGCCGCGGCAGAACCATAATCGAATCGATATATTGGGACTCACAGGCCGGAGTCCCAAGAGTTAACATACGCAGTCACCCACAAGAACATCGTCACGAATGAGCGGATCAGAGCTACACGGAACGGCCCGAGACGGGGTACTCGGGCAGGAGGCACAGTGAGATGAGCAACGCAGACATCGCGGCGGACGACCTCGTCCGACCCATCAAGCGGACCGACGGCGACACGCTCGAAGAGCGCCTGACGGCGAACGCGTACAACAACATCCTCCCCGCGCGCTATCTCCGCAAGGACGCCGACGGGAAGGTAAAGGAGAGTCAAGAGGAACTGTTCGCGCGCGTCGCGAAGAACATCGCGCTCGCCGAGGCCGTCTACGAGTCCGAGGAGCGCGGCGAGACCATCGAAGTCACCCCCGCCCAGTTGAAGCCCGGACACCCGCGCCGGGACGAACTCGCCGCGGAGGTCTTCGGAACGGGTGTCACCGCAGACGACGACGTCACCACGACGCTCTCGGTGTACAACGTCAACAAGTTCGCGTACGACACCATCGTGCCCGAACTCCCCGACGAGATCAGAGAGGCGGTCGTGGGCTACCGCGAGGAGTTCCAGGAGCTGATGGAGTCGCTGTCGTTCATGCCGAACTCGCCGACGCTGATGAACGCCGGCGACGAACTGCAGCAGCTCTCGGCGTGTTTCGTCGACTCGCCCGACGACGACATCACCGACATCCACCAGACCGCGAAGGAGGCCGCAGAAGTGTTCCAGTCCGGCGGCGGCATGGGCTACGCCTTCTGGCGACTCCGCCCCTACGGGGACGCGGTCGGTTCCACCGGCGGAATCGCGTCCGGTCCGATCACGTTCATGCGGACGTACGACCAGATGTGCGAGACCATCGCGCAGGGCGGCGCCCGCCGCGGTGCACAGATGGGCGTCATGCGCGTCTCACACCCCGACGTCATCCAGTTCATCCACGCGAAGAACAAGGACGTTTCGCTGGCTCACTCTCTGCGACTGAACGACCCCGACGACTTCACTCACAACTCCTTCGCCGACGCCCTGGAGGAGGCGCGCGAACTCATCGACGAGGAGGGGCGCGTCCCCAAACACCTTCGTAATGCGGTCGAGGGTCACCTCTCGAACTTCAACATTTCGGTGGGGGTGACCGACGACTTCATGGAGGCGCTGTACAACGACGAGGAGTTCGTCTTCACCAACCCCCGCACGGAGGAACCGCACGTCGCCACGCCGCAGACCAAAGAGCTGTACGACATGTTCGACCTCGGCGAGCACGTCGAGGTCGGCGAGGTGCTCTCGATTCCGGCCGCGAAGCTCTGGGACCACATCGTCGACGGCGCGTACGAGAACGGCGAACCGGGCGTCATCTACCTCGAACGGGTGAACAAAGAGCACTCGTTCGACGTCGAGAAACACCCCGACCACCGCATCCTCGCGACGAACCCCTGCGGCGAGCAGCCGCTCGAAGAGTACGAGGCCTGCAACCTCGGCCACATCAACCTCTCGACCATCGCGGACCTCGACGCCCCCGACTGGCGCGTCTGGTCCGAGGAGCACGCCGACGAGTACGACTCGCTCTCGGAGGCCGTCGACGCCTTCCTCGACGAGGCCATCGACACCGAGGAGTTCGACCACCGCATCGAACTCGGCACGCGCTTCCTCGAGAACGTGGTGACGATGTCGGACTTCCCGGTCGACAAGATCGAGAAGAAGGTCCGCGAGATGCGGAAGATCGGTCTCGGCGTGATGGGGCTGGCGCAGCTGTACCTCCAGCTCGGGGTCCGGTACGGCTCCGACGAGGGCAACGAGGTCGCCCGCCAACTCATGACCCACATCAACCACGAGTCGAAGTGGGCCTCGCACGAACTCGCCGAGAGTCGAGGGAGCTTCGACGACTGGGCCGACTCGAAGTACGCTTCCCCGACCGAGTACCGCGAGTGGTTCGAGCACCACACCGGTCTCTCCGCAGAGGAGTGGGCCGACGGCTTCCCCATCCGCAACCACAACACGACGACCATCGCGCCCACGGGGACGACGTCGATGATCGGCAACACCTCCGGCGGGTGTGAGCCCATCTTCTCCGTCGCGTACTTCAAGAACGTCTCCGACGACGTCCAGGGCGACGAGATGCTCGTCGAGTTCGACGACTACTTCCTTCGAGTCTTAGAGGCGAACGACATCGACGTGGAGACGGTCAAGTCCGAGGCCGTCGATCAGATGCAGAACAACGCGTTCGACGGCGTCGAGAGCCTCACGACGGTGCCCGACGCCATCGGCGAACTGTTCGTCGTCACCGCCGACCTGAGCGGGAAGGCACACGCCGCGGTGCAGTGCGCTTGCCAGGAAGGGGTCGACTCGGCCATCTCGAAGACCTGCAACTTCCCGAACTCGGCCTCCAGAGAGGACATGGACGAGGTGTACCGGTACATCTACGACAACGGCGGGAAGGGCGTCACCGTCTACCGCGACGGGACGCGCTCGAAGCAGGTCCTCACCACGAGGGCCAAAAACGCCGAGTTCGCCGACGACGAGGAGGCCGCGGAGGCCATCGTCGGTCAGATCGAGGAGGTCTTCGGCGGCATCGAGGGCTTCCTCGACAGCGAGGAGGTCCGCGCTCAACTCGAAGCCGACGTCGCGTCGCTGCTCGGCGGCAAACAGGAACTCGGCAAGAAGCGGCCGCGCCCCGATGTCTTGTACGGAGTGACCCAGCGCATCGACACCGGCTACGGGAAGCTCTACGTCAACATCAACGAGGACGAACTCGGCAACCCCTTCGAACTGTTCGCCAACATCGGCAACTCGGGCGGGTTCACCGCCTCGTTCACGGAGGCGCTCGCGAAGACCATCTCCACGGCGCTCCGCTCGGGCGTCGATCCCGAGGAGATCGCGAGCGAACTCCAGGGGATTCGGTCGCCGAAGGTGGCCTGGGACAAGGGCGAGCAGATCAACTCCATCCCGGACGCCATCGGCACCGCGATGCGCCGCTACCTCGACGGCGAGATCGACAAGCAGTATCCCCAGCAGAAGAACCTCTCCGAACTCGAAGCGGAGGCGCGCTCCCGCGAGGGCGAGGGTGAGCGTGAGGACACGAACGCGCGCGCCACCCCGGGCGAGACGGACGGGGGTGCAGCGGTCGCACCGCCGGGTGAGGACCTAGCGGGTGCCGATGCGACGCAGGACGCCACCCAGGACCTCCTCGACGCGGGCGAGAGCCCCGAGTGTCCCGAGTGTGGCAACATGACGCTGTACTTCTCCGAGGGCTGCAAGACCTGTGAGTCCTGTGGCTGGTCGGAGTGCTGAACTGAACCGGTAAGAGGACGCGCGTTGCGCGTCTGGCGTCCGGTTTCGCGTTTTTTATGGCGTTCGTCGCGACGTCAGGCGATCCGTTCGACCACCAGCGACGCGGCGGGTTCGGGCCAGTCGAACGCCTCGGGAACGTCGCCGACGCCGGAGATACCGGGGTGGGGCGTGATGACGCCGTCTTCGGCGAGGTCCGGGTCGCTCATCCCGGTGCCGTCGACGCCCCTGTTCTCGCCGGTGAGCGCCTGCGCGGGCGGGACCAGGTCGGCGAACATCTCGGTGTTCATCTCCGTGCCGGCGTCGTACCCCTGCGGGTAGTACGTGACCGAGGAGTTCCGCTGAATGGGGAGCGGCACGGTGTCGAGGCCGACGAACCCGTCGTTCGTCGCGACGAGCATCGAGATGAACGACAGGTACCGGGCGCTGGGGTCCGCCTCGAGGTGGAGTTCGGCGTAGTGTGAGAAGCCGGTGTCGCCGGGGTCGCTCGCTGGGACGAGCGGGGCGTCGCCGACGGCCGCGCCGCGGATGTCGTCGGTCGACGCGATGAGGTCCGAGAGCGGCCCGAGGTTGCCGTTCTCGGCGATTTCCTGGACCGCGACGTTCGCGGGATCACCGACGGAGAACACCTCGACGGTCGGGCGGTGGAGCGCGACGGCGGGCGGCGTAAAGGGCTGGTACGGGGTGAGGTTGGCG
Proteins encoded:
- a CDS encoding class I fructose-bisphosphate aldolase, translating into MTEPQLLDTPSGNAVVVALDHGLSLGSPEGFETPEDTLDEVLRGEPDAVLVGPHFARHYQERLSEADVDVVLTADVVTWSTSPGRDHGQDLWTPAFDAEFLQELDPVGVKTVLVFGRDNNETFRRNVEYIGELAEDLRDTGIPLVVEPVMWGERIPDQLETDPDFVADAMRMGWEFGADILKAPYTGSVESFEPLVENAPVPVMILGGPATGTTRGMLESVEGAMDSGARGLMIGRTIWKSEDPSRTVEALMKIVHEGASVEEVWDEPEQAAIVDGQES
- a CDS encoding SDR family NAD(P)-dependent oxidoreductase; protein product: MPDYSDDFDGDTVVVTGASSGIGREIALRFGEAGATVLNADIESQPKVGDTPTHEAIQDQGGTAEFVQTDVSNADEIRAAVERAREYGGVDVMVNNAGLFIGGSLLEVSEDEFERIHEVNAKGVFFGCQAAAEDMIDRGVEGAIVNTASISSFVAQRDQIQYDSTKAAVKMITRGAALELADHDIRVNAVGPGQIATEFIDGWSEEAPEAAAKDELIKPVPAGRAGTPEDVAGAALYLASDDADYVTGEILMVDGGWRVI
- a CDS encoding adenosylcobalamin-dependent ribonucleoside-diphosphate reductase, with protein sequence MSNADIAADDLVRPIKRTDGDTLEERLTANAYNNILPARYLRKDADGKVKESQEELFARVAKNIALAEAVYESEERGETIEVTPAQLKPGHPRRDELAAEVFGTGVTADDDVTTTLSVYNVNKFAYDTIVPELPDEIREAVVGYREEFQELMESLSFMPNSPTLMNAGDELQQLSACFVDSPDDDITDIHQTAKEAAEVFQSGGGMGYAFWRLRPYGDAVGSTGGIASGPITFMRTYDQMCETIAQGGARRGAQMGVMRVSHPDVIQFIHAKNKDVSLAHSLRLNDPDDFTHNSFADALEEARELIDEEGRVPKHLRNAVEGHLSNFNISVGVTDDFMEALYNDEEFVFTNPRTEEPHVATPQTKELYDMFDLGEHVEVGEVLSIPAAKLWDHIVDGAYENGEPGVIYLERVNKEHSFDVEKHPDHRILATNPCGEQPLEEYEACNLGHINLSTIADLDAPDWRVWSEEHADEYDSLSEAVDAFLDEAIDTEEFDHRIELGTRFLENVVTMSDFPVDKIEKKVREMRKIGLGVMGLAQLYLQLGVRYGSDEGNEVARQLMTHINHESKWASHELAESRGSFDDWADSKYASPTEYREWFEHHTGLSAEEWADGFPIRNHNTTTIAPTGTTSMIGNTSGGCEPIFSVAYFKNVSDDVQGDEMLVEFDDYFLRVLEANDIDVETVKSEAVDQMQNNAFDGVESLTTVPDAIGELFVVTADLSGKAHAAVQCACQEGVDSAISKTCNFPNSASREDMDEVYRYIYDNGGKGVTVYRDGTRSKQVLTTRAKNAEFADDEEAAEAIVGQIEEVFGGIEGFLDSEEVRAQLEADVASLLGGKQELGKKRPRPDVLYGVTQRIDTGYGKLYVNINEDELGNPFELFANIGNSGGFTASFTEALAKTISTALRSGVDPEEIASELQGIRSPKVAWDKGEQINSIPDAIGTAMRRYLDGEIDKQYPQQKNLSELEAEARSREGEGEREDTNARATPGETDGGAAVAPPGEDLAGADATQDATQDLLDAGESPECPECGNMTLYFSEGCKTCESCGWSEC
- a CDS encoding spondin domain-containing protein; this translates as MPTDSRLPTSRRAFLAATGAAVGGLALGGTALAQQQEGGQAQGNPWRYRVTVANLTPYQPFTPPAVALHRPTVEVFSVGDPANVAVQEIAENGNLGPLSDLIASTDDIRGAAVGDAPLVPASDPGDTGFSHYAELHLEADPSARYLSFISMLVATNDGFVGLDTVPLPIQRNSSVTYYPQGYDAGTEMNTEMFADLVPPAQALTGENRGVDGTGMSDPDLAEDGVITPHPGISGVGDVPEAFDWPEPAASLVVERIA